The Lucilia cuprina isolate Lc7/37 chromosome 5, ASM2204524v1, whole genome shotgun sequence genome includes a window with the following:
- the LOC111676984 gene encoding uncharacterized protein LOC111676984 codes for MSSELEFKLQDLAKIALGAPQLTNVNIAILHSLIDILLKKLNCQNEKVSLNAHDSKHLENILKTAKLSPLVFSDENVEIIAPKLERLEKLQEHVKVLDEKLNKHLEEMQQNGNNEAVFSLENWSSYGCEDLCTTCDPENEMACKLLKNTDFLKKLLRRISSPMVDRLFLLEEKIEKLSKEFTDFIKRTEEEYLKIKLLEKCILEIESLRQKVDENQTQFFYTMEEIQDMLDTKLDKIHMPALKKYILDNFQRIDRCVKTMQDKRQCNRAAGIIMEGLRCMSCGETKVCSEVGVHSTSMLPDMGVKSPKVIRKYCRVLHNTADDWKGFKKPRVKSLNLSDVVKVKSENIVNVIHDDSAIPKCRKPGEDFDLIEGSDGKLYRKG; via the coding sequence atgtctTCTGAATTGGAATTTAAACTACAAGATTTAGCGAAAATTGCTTTAGGAGCACCTCAACTAACCAATGTTAATATAGCCATTCTTCATAGTCTCATcgatattttacttaaaaaactaaattgccaaaatgaaaaagtttctttaaatgcTCACGATTCTAAGCATCTggagaacattttaaaaactgcCAAGTTATCACCCTTAGTCTTTAGCGATGAAAATGTGGAAATAATTGCACCAAAACTAGAACGTTTAGAAAAATTACAAGAACATGTTAAAGTTTTAGACGAAAAATTGAATAAACATTTAGAAGAAATGCAACAAAATGGTAATAACGAAGCTGTCTTCAGCTTGGAAAATTGGTCTAGTTATGGCTGTGAGGATTTGTGTACCACTTGTGATCCAGAAAATGAAATGGCttgtaaacttttaaaaaataccgattttcttaagaaattactAAGACGTATTTCATCACCCATGGTGGatcgtttatttttattggaagaaaaaattgaaaaactatCTAAAGAATTCAcggattttataaaaagaaccgaggaggaatatttaaaaattaagttacTCGAAAAATGTATTCTAGAAATAGAAAGTTTACGTCAAAAAGTGGACGAAaatcagacacaatttttctataCCATGGAAGAAATTCAAGATATGTTGGATACAAAGTTGGATAAAATCCACATGCCTGCACTAAAGAAATATATACTTGACAATTTTCAACGTATTGATCGATGTGTTAAAACGATGCAAGACAAAAGACAATGTAATCGTGCAGCTGGCATTATAATGGAGGGATTACGTTGTATGTCTTGTGGTGAAACAAAAGTTTGCAGTGAAGTTGGAGTTCACTCAACCTCCATGTTGCCCGATATGGGAGTAAAGTCGCCAAaagtaataagaaaatattgtagAGTTTTACATAATACGGCGGATGATTGGAAAGGTTTTAAAAAGCCTCGAGTAAAAAGTTTGAATCTAAGTGATGTTGTTAAAGTGAAAAGCGAAAATATTGTTAACGTGATTCATGATGACAGTGCTATACCGAAATGCCGTAAGCCGGGTGAGGATTTTGATTTGATAGAGGGATCAGATGGCAAGTTATATCGTAAAGGataa